Below is a window of Fibrobacter sp. UWB11 DNA.
CTTTCAACAATTCGTCAAGTCCACCAGATTTCCACACATAAGTCTCGTTAAGGACATTCACGCCCAACAAGTAGTAATTGTAGTCCCGCAACGTCGAAAGATTCATCTTGCTAAAGTCTTCGTGCAAAGAATCGAGCAGGAACAAATCCGAAATTTCTTTTTGCAGCAAAGCCATCGACGAATCAAACGAAAGTCCACGATCAATATAGCGCTTTAAACGTTTCGCCTGCATATGCGTCAAAAGGTTCACGCTTATCGAATCGCCTTTACGAACATCCGCATAAGCTTCTAGAACCTTCCAGTTGGTCATCGGTTCTGTTTCATTCGCATCATAGCAATTGGAATAGAAATTGCCATTCACTTCAAGGTAAACATAGGGCTGTGTAAGTTTGACATTCTCAAGGGAAAAATGCCCCGAATAATCATCCACAAAACCATGGTACGCCACACCTGTTTGCGAAAGCGTGCTATCGACTTCACGCAAAACAACCTCAGTCATCGAATAACCACGCGTTCGATCAACATAGCCAACTATAGTCCGGGTATCCTCTTTTGCGCTTTCCACTTGCGGAACATTCGACGGAGAATCGTCACTGCAAGAGCTCAAAAAATTGCCCAAGCCAAGGATCATTGCAATGATCGGGATATACTTAATTCTGCAAAAAATATTCATTTAATTCACTCTCTTCCAATGATGTATAAAATAGAAATTTCAATAACCAAAAAAGCCCCCTCGTAAGAGGGAGCCCTTTATTCACAAACTGAATTTATGCGTTAGCGAATTAGCGAACTGCAATGCGCTTCGTTGCAAGAACCTTACGGCCTTCAGCGAGACGAACGATTACAGCACCCTTGCCCGCAAACCTAGACATATCGAGGCTCATAGAAGCGCCGGAGAACGTTTCAGAGAGGAGCATGTCGCCACGAACACTGAACACCTTAACAGACTTAGCACCGTTAGAGGTTGTTGCAATGCTCAAGGTGTTGTTGAAGAATGCAATGTTAGCCTTAGTTTCGACAGCTGCTGCAATAGCAGTCGTGCCATTGTCGCGGCCAAGAGCCTTATTAACAACAGTGGCATCGCACGGAACAACAGACCACCACCAAGTTTGGTTGGCTTCTTCGTTAATCCACTGCGGAACGCCTTCACGAACGCGATCCGGATTCATGGTATAGCACTTGCCGGCTGCCATGTTCCTCAAGCCAGAATTGTAGCAGTTCTTATCGTAATCACCCTTGCCGTTCACGAACTTGATGCACTTGGAAACGACAATTTCGCTAGAGCTTGATTGAACAGAACTGGAGGATTTTGCGCTAGAGCTGGATTGAACAGAACTGGAGGATTTCGCGCTGGAACTGGATCGAACAGAGCTGGAGGATTTCGCGCTGGAGCTGGATTGAACAGAGCTAGAGGATTTTGCGCTAGAGCTAGAAACAACAACTTCACCGCAAGACGTTTCGACCCACCACCAAGTTTGGTTGGCATCATCGTTAATCCACTGCGGAACGCCTTCACGAACGCGACCCGGATTCATGGTATAGCACTTGCCGGCTGCCATGTTCCTCAAGCCAGAATTGTAGCAGTTCTTGTCGTAATCACCCTTGCCGTTCTTGAATGCGATGCACTTGGAAACGACAATTTCGCTAGAGCTGGATTGAACAGAACTGGAGGATTTCGCGCTGGAACTGGATCGAACAGAGCTGGAGGATTTTGCGCTGGAGCTGGATTGAACAGAGCTGGAGGAAGCAACACTGGAGCTAGATTTGACAGAGCTAGAGGATGCAACACTGGAGCTAGAAGCGATAGAGCTGGAGGATTTCGCGCTGGAGCTGGAAACAACCACTTCACCGCAAGACGTTTCGACCCACCACCAAGTTTGGTTGACATCATCGTTGATCCACTGCGGAACGCCTTCACGAACGCGATCCGGATTCATGGTATAGCACTTGCCGGCTGCCATGTTCCTCAAGCCAGAATTGTAGCAGTTCTTGTCGTAGTCACCCTTGCCGTTCACGAACTTGATGCACTTGGAAACGACAACTTCGCTGGAACTAGAAGCAACGGAGCTAGAGGAAGCAACACTGGAGCTAGATTTGACAGAGCTAGAGGATGCAACACTGGAGCTAGAAGCGATAGAGCTGGAAGATACAACACTGGAGCTAGAAGCAACAGAGCTGGAGGATTTCGCACTGGAGCTGGAAACCTCTTCATAGCAAGGAGTTTCAAACCACCAGCTTCCATCAGAAGCATCCGTAACAAAATAGCCAAATAAAACACTACGAGGATGATTCGGGTTCAAAACATAGCACTTTCCCTCTTTCATGTTATCCAAACCGGACTTATAACAGTATTTTTCAACGTCGCCAACATTCCCCTTAAACTCAATACATCTTTCAACAAGATTTGGATTGTCAGAGCTGGAAGAAGACTCGATAAATGGTTCATTCTTGTCGACATTAAACGTAACATATTCGTGATTTTCGGACTCTTTGATGCCAGAAAGAGCAATATTCGCATTATACCCATCATAAAAGACAAACTTATTGAATTCCGTTACATTATCCCATCCCGGGAACGGATCACTATCTGAGCCATATCCGCTTGTTCTGGGAACAGCTTCAATAATATCAGCACGCAAATGGTTGCCATCAGCATTAATTCCATTATTATTCCAAACTCTCGCATCATAATCGATATGCCAAATCAACATCCCCGAATTCGGCAATTGAGCATCCCAACCTTTCATTGAACGATATTCAAGCAAATACATTTCATCTGGATTATTCGGATTAGTAACGCTATATGCTTGATTGTCATCTATTTTATCCAAGCGCAACGAACCGCTCTCTTTGATTTCCTCAGGAGTCAGCCAGCCCATCGACATTTTTTCGAATGCGGTATAAAGCACAGGCGCACAATTCGTCACGTGGTCCACATTACTAGGGCAAAGATTATCGCCATTCGCCATAACGCTCCAATAGCCAACACTTTCTCGATTACTCGTCTTATTCACATCATACATATCATTCAGGCCAAGAAGATGACTAAACTCGTGGATAAAAACGCCGATTCCCTCCAAAGCAGTCGTTGTGTTATCGTAAGCATACGCATGACTAGAAATTTCGTTTGAGCAAGAATAGTTGCCGATATTAGATCCACTTCCCATGTGAGGCCAAACAGCATCCGATATGCCCGAACCAGCCGAACTCGGACCTGCAAAAATCACAGATGTATACACACCATACAACGACATATCAATTCCACCCCGATCGAGCAAATTCATAGCTTCCCGTATAGGAGTCGGATCAATTTGTCCATAAGATGCGCGTGTTTTAGAAAGCGTCACTGGACCATAAACATCAAAAATCGGGCGGAATTTTCCATTCGAGTTCTTTATAAAGTAATCTCTAACACTTCCGGTATTATGATACTTATTATACCCTTCCTTATTCAGATACTCAGTAAATTGAGCCTTGGGGTCAGCGCTTGAAAACTTCACATCTTGATATTGCGCCAGAATGACTAGCACATGGACTTCACCGCTCTTATTGTAGTTGGGTAACCGCTGTATCGTAGATTTGGCAAATTTCGGTTTTTCATATCCAAAATTTTCTGCAATTTGAGCATTTTCACGCAACTTCTGGTAAATCAGATTTTGATTAAGACCTGCAAGGTATCGAATCTCGGTTTCGTTGCGTTCGCCCACATTTCGAGCGTACACTCCCGAAGATTTACCATTCTCATCTGCATAGGCATAAAAACCTAGAGCATCCTTTTGCAAGATGTAGCCATCAGCAGTTTCATAGAAATTAAACCGCTCATCGCCAACTTGACGAACCACAAGAATTGATCCATCAGGCTGTTTCATCGGAAAAGTGGCGTTGCTTGCAGGAATTGCAAAACTTTGCGCAGCCAAGAACAACAATAGTAACATAATCTGAATAATTTTCATTTTCTCCCTCCGTTTTATTTGAAATTATTACAGCGATACTTTATTCTATTTGTTGCAGACAAATATAATTACGTTTTTTAATTATTTCAAGGCCATTTAAACGTTTTTGCCTGTTTGTCACCAATTAATTAATCAAAAGCGTTTACCCCCCCCCAAAAAAAAGGTTTCCTCTTTCGAGGAAGCACATTTCACGAAAAATATTCATTTAATCTACTCACTTCTATGTAGTATAAAATAGAAAAATAGACATACAAAAAAGCCCCCTCGTAAGAGGGAGCCCTTTATTCACAAACTGAATTTATGCGTTAGCGAATTAGCGAACTGCAATGCGCTTCGTTGCGAGAACCTTACGGCCTTCAGCGAGACGAACGATTACAGCACCCTTGCCCGCAAACTTAGACATATCCAAGCTCATAGAAGCGCCGGAGAATGTTTCAGAGAGGAGCATGTCGCCACGGACACTGAACACCTTAACAGTCTTAGCACCGTTAGAGGTCGTTGCAATGCTCAAGGTGTTGTTCATGAATGCAATGTTGGACTTAGCTTCAACAGCTGCTGCGATTGCAGTCGTGCCATTGTCGCGACCGAGAACCTTTTCAATCGGCTTGATCTTGTCGTCGATGAGAATAATCGGTTCGTCATCGCAAGGAACTTCCGTCCACCACCAATCCTGAGTGGCAACATTGTTGATCCACTGCTGCTTGTACTGACCATCAGCAATACGATCCGGATTCAGAGCGTAGCACTTGCCTTCTGCCATTTCGAGAAGACCGTCGTTGTAGCAGTTGATGTCGTAGTTGCCAGAGCCGTTCACGAATTCGATGCACTTGGAAACGACAACTTCGCTAGAGCTAGAAATCGGTTCAACAGAGCTGGAAGATTCTTCGCTGGAGCTGGATTCTTCAACAGAGCTGGAGGATTCTTCGCTGGAGCTGGAGAGTTCTTCGCTAGAGCTAGAAACTTCTTCAGAGCTGGAGGATTCCACACTAGAGCTGGATTCTTCAACAGAGCTAGAAGATTCTACGACGGAGCTGGAGGATTCCGGTTCGTCGGAGCAAGCAGTTTCAACCCACCACCAGGAGTCAACGGCTCTGTTATTGATCCAGAGATCGTTAACCTGACCGCGTTCCGGGTTGAGCATGTAGCACTTGCCTTCTGCCATGTCGTTAAGACCAGCGTTGAAGCACTTGCCATTGTAGTTGCCAGAGCCGTTTACGAATTCAACGCACTTGGAAACAACGACAATTTCGCTGGAGCT
It encodes the following:
- a CDS encoding M6 family metalloprotease domain-containing protein, translated to MKIIQIMLLLLFLAAQSFAIPASNATFPMKQPDGSILVVRQVGDERFNFYETADGYILQKDALGFYAYADENGKSSGVYARNVGERNETEIRYLAGLNQNLIYQKLRENAQIAENFGYEKPKFAKSTIQRLPNYNKSGEVHVLVILAQYQDVKFSSADPKAQFTEYLNKEGYNKYHNTGSVRDYFIKNSNGKFRPIFDVYGPVTLSKTRASYGQIDPTPIREAMNLLDRGGIDMSLYGVYTSVIFAGPSSAGSGISDAVWPHMGSGSNIGNYSCSNEISSHAYAYDNTTTALEGIGVFIHEFSHLLGLNDMYDVNKTSNRESVGYWSVMANGDNLCPSNVDHVTNCAPVLYTAFEKMSMGWLTPEEIKESGSLRLDKIDDNQAYSVTNPNNPDEMYLLEYRSMKGWDAQLPNSGMLIWHIDYDARVWNNNGINADGNHLRADIIEAVPRTSGYGSDSDPFPGWDNVTEFNKFVFYDGYNANIALSGIKESENHEYVTFNVDKNEPFIESSSSSDNPNLVERCIEFKGNVGDVEKYCYKSGLDNMKEGKCYVLNPNHPRSVLFGYFVTDASDGSWWFETPCYEEVSSSSAKSSSSVASSSSVVSSSSIASSSSVASSSSVKSSSSVASSSSVASSSSEVVVSKCIKFVNGKGDYDKNCYNSGLRNMAAGKCYTMNPDRVREGVPQWINDDVNQTWWWVETSCGEVVVSSSSAKSSSSIASSSSVASSSSVKSSSSVASSSSVQSSSSAKSSSSVRSSSSAKSSSSVQSSSSEIVVSKCIAFKNGKGDYDKNCYNSGLRNMAAGKCYTMNPGRVREGVPQWINDDANQTWWWVETSCGEVVVSSSSAKSSSSVQSSSSAKSSSSVRSSSSAKSSSSVQSSSSAKSSSSVQSSSSEIVVSKCIKFVNGKGDYDKNCYNSGLRNMAAGKCYTMNPDRVREGVPQWINEEANQTWWWSVVPCDATVVNKALGRDNGTTAIAAAVETKANIAFFNNTLSIATTSNGAKSVKVFSVRGDMLLSETFSGASMSLDMSRFAGKGAVIVRLAEGRKVLATKRIAVR